The Theropithecus gelada isolate Dixy chromosome 3, Tgel_1.0, whole genome shotgun sequence genomic sequence AGCTGACGGCGCTCACTGGGCGGATCCAGGAGGCCGGCACGGAGGTGGTCAAGGCTAAAGCCGGAGCAGGTAGAGTCTTAGGCAGCCCCGGGGCTGGGTGCCAGTGAGGCCCTGCAAGAGCTCAGGGTTGGGGAGAAATGCTGCTTGTCCCTGGGCACGGATGGTCCTTTTCAGTGTTGACTTGCAGTTGCCTGGTGGAAAATCCCTGTGTGAGAGGGCAGCTCGGCCTGCTTTGTGGGGTTAAGAGTCATTTTTGAGGATGGCAGAGCCAATTCCACACCATTCATgtataagtaaaaagaaattagggGTGCTGACTGAAATTCTCGACTGTCAGGCTGGAAGGTGTGCAGGTTTCTTGGCTGGCGGGACGACTCACCTGGGCATCACGGTGTGGCGCCAGCCTGGCTGACCTGCCTGTGCCCCCCTAGGCTCTGCCACCCTCTCCATGGCGTATGCGGGCGCCCGCTTCGTCTTCTCCCTTGTGGATGCAATGAATGGAAAGGAAGGTGTTGTGGAATGTTCCTTTGTTAAGTCACAGGAAACGGAATGTACCTACTTCTCCACGCCACTGCTGCTTGGGGTACGTATCCGGGCATGGGTCCTTCTGACTGTGGAAGAAGGAGCGTTCCCTCTGCTTAAGCCTCAGGAGCTCTCCCCAGCCCTTTGTGCAGTAACCTCATGTCCCTGCCTGGCAAGCGCTGGGGTTTTCGAGGGTGGACGCACACCTGAGAAAGAAGAACTGGGAGGATCATGGACTGTGAAGGGCGAACCTCCCAGCAAGTGGGTCTCCTTCCCCGCAGTTTGACAGCGGGTGCCCAGCAGCCACAGGAATGTTGACTGATGAGACACTCCATCTCCAGGCAGCCCAGGGAGGCCTCCCCACCCTGCCTGAACACCTCCCTGTTGCTCCTTGTTAGTCTTGTTCTGACTGCGGGGGCTGCTAGGCCCAATTCCTCTTCCAGAGTGTGTCCTGGCCAGACAGCCTGAGTCTTCAGCAAACAGAAACCCTTAGGTCTCACTCATACGCCCTCAAGCCGAGTTTCCATTTCTCACCTGTGGGCAGAAATCAGGCAGATGTATGGTTGCCTTCGTCATGTGACCAGAAAGTATCATGACTCTTTGGGCCACCCCAGGGCCTTTCTCAGAGATGCTCCAATGTGGAAAGATCCTTCAGCTGTGGTCCCAGGCCTTGGTGAGAGACAGGCACTCGACAGTGCAGTTCTGTCCTCGTGTCGGTGCAGGTGTGTGGTGTGGCGGGGCCTGCAGGTGAGACGCACCCGGCTCTCATAGGCCCTCGAGCCAGGGGAGGCAGTAGGAGAGGATTGAGTTGAGGTGAGGACTGAGGCTGTCGCCAGACAAACTGCTCAGTTTCTGGAGGTGATACGGTGGCAGAGACATCTGTTTTTGCCAATGTCAGACATTTACCTACTTAGTGACACCTGATTCAGGTGACTGTGACAATGTTTTCAGTCCTTTACCAACCTTGCGGGGAGAGACAAAAACCCAGAAACAGGCTCTGTTGGGGAGAATACGGTGAAGTGTTCCTGATGATTGAGTGCCTGGTGTCCGGGTGCTTGTCGCACTGTCCTCGTGTGCACCGAGGTAGATGGTGCTTGTTCTATAGCTAAGGAAACACATTTGGAAGGTCATTCATTGTCCAGGGTACTTTTCCAGGCAATGACAGTGCTGGGACCCCTGCCTGGCACCCTCTGACTCTGAGCCTCACACTCCCGACCGCAGCTCAGTCCCACCCACCCTGTCAGCAGGGTGCCCCCAGCAAGGCACCCAGAACCCACAGGTGTAGACAGACTCCTCGGCGGGGCTGATGAAGTGACAGGTCGGGGTTTCTGTAACAAGCACTTTCCTGGAAACTTCATTTTAACATGTTCCcatctccctctgtccctcagAAAAAGGGCATCGAGAAGAACCTGGGCATTGGCCAAGTCTCCTCTTTTGAGGAGAAGATGATCTCGGATGCCATTCCCGAGCTGAAGGCCTCCATCAAGAAGGGGGAAGATTTCGTGAAGACCCTGAAGTGAGCCGCCGTGACGGGCGGCCAGTTTCCTTAATTTATAAAGGCATCATGTCACTGCAAAGCTGTTGCAGATAAcctttgtattttaatttgctttggtGATGATTACTGTATTAACATCATCATGCCTTCCAAATTGTGGGTGGCTCGATGGGCACATCAATAAAAGCCgtccttgattttatttttcaaggtcCCTTCTGTCAGTGCTGTGCTTTCTTCCCTGTGAGAGCTGACTATAGCGTGTCTGCCACCTCTTCATTACTAATCAGAACTAGATGATGTTTAACTTAGACTGAAGCGTGACGCTTTCATCACTAGCTTCAAGAAAGTCTAAAATGTTAATTGGTGGAATTGGACACAGTATTCACAGGTTACCTGTACATGCTCCTCCCGTCCCTCCTGTTGGCACCCTTGCATCGCCTGGGCCTGATTCCTCTCGGGGGTGGTTCACCTCCACAGGGTCATAGTTCAGCGGTGAACGCCGGGCAGCCGTTTTCTGGCTAAGCAAACAGCACCTTTCTCTTTGAGCTTCCTCTGCTGACCTCTGTCCCCCTTGGGATTTCATCTTCTGACCGAACCCTGACGTTCAGTGGCAGAGAC encodes the following:
- the MDH2 gene encoding malate dehydrogenase, mitochondrial isoform X5, giving the protein MTRDDLFNTNATIVATLAAACAQHCPEAMICIIANPVNSTIPITAEVFKKHGVYNPSKIFGVTTLDIVRANTFVAELKGLDPARVNVPVIGGHAGKTIIPLISQCTPKVDFPQDQLTALTGRIQEAGTEVVKAKAGAGSATLSMAYAGARFVFSLVDAMNGKEGVVECSFVKSQETECTYFSTPLLLGKKGIEKNLGIGQVSSFEEKMISDAIPELKASIKKGEDFVKTLK